A region of the Cricetulus griseus strain 17A/GY chromosome 7, alternate assembly CriGri-PICRH-1.0, whole genome shotgun sequence genome:
AGAAATCGTGATGATGTGTGGGCATCCAGATGCACTTCAGAGCTTCAGTAGTTTCCATCGAGCTAGGACCTGTGGCCTTGTAAGAAAATAGCAATAGACAAAGACAAAGCAAATCCTCAAAAGCGATAATACCTCACAGCCTGCAAGTCTCTCACTTCTCTTATGTAAAGGCTTATTCCAGGAACGGGGGAGGAAATGTGCATTGATTGAGTTATCTAGTACATTTGTGGCAGGAAGCTTTGAGTTGTAAGGGTGTCCTAGGTAAATCCCACTGCATGAGTGTcttatgctttaaaattagacaAATTGATACTTAGATAAAGCAATGACTTGTCGACAGTCTATACAGAGTTTTAAACCAGGGTCCAGGTGGTTCCCAAATCTGTTCTCTTTTTTGCTGCAAAATCCTATCCCTTTTTTCTATGCATAAATATTCTTAGGTATGGAATGGAAAGCATAATATTACACGCCTAAAAAGCATGGTGAATCATTTATATAGCTATGGCTGACCCAGGCTTAGCATGATTTCAAAGTCGTCTTTGTAGGCttgcagaggagaaaaaaaacactaCTTCCACATTAACCTTTAATAACACTGAGTATGAGTGGTCAGTGGGTGGTGGCAGGGAGAGGCTAGATAGATGTATATCTTGAATCTGAGAGTGTGAACTCAGGAGATGAGCATCTAATTACATGAGTATATGCAGAATTCCAAAATCTTTTCCTCCTAATGGgctgacttaaaaaaaatgtttctgaataaGTTTGTGACATTTAGTTTGTAGTGACAAGAGACAGCTAGATAGGAAAGTAGACTCAAAATTCAGCATTAACAAACTCAAAACATTGAGGATCTTATAGAAAACCAGCACGACAGATTAAATCTGTTCATTCTTCAGGGTGAAATCATGCTTCTTGTTATGTTCCAAGTCCTCCTATGAACCAGAGGGCCCACTCAGAGGTCTGAACACCCATTGATGGATGAACTTGACAACGAGTCGCAATTCTGTGGGAAGCACCAGGGACTGAGAACTCATGGAATGGCCATCACCAACACCATGCACTGGTTGGAGTGAAGCTTGGTGGGCACTCGGGCAGCCACATTTCCTCTTCCATCCTGCTCGTACTAGTCCTCTCTCAGGACAGCACAACCTAATAACTCTGCCTCTTCGTTTTCTCATCTTAAAACTTCCTATTGCACTGACCTGTCAGATGATGCAGTCTGCTTGGAAAACATAGACTGAACTGCTGCACTGCAGAACTCCGGTCAATAACTCAGCCCTGGCTGCTGCTGTAGCCACTGCTGCTGTAGCCAATGCTGCTGTTGCTTCCCAGGATGCCGTTGCTGTGCCTGCAGCCACTGTGGCTATTGCTGGGACCACAACCATTAGTGATTCTCCTTTTCTCCTActtcttctctccttttgttttcatttttttcattctgttccttcccccacctcttttgtgttctccctctttcttcctcttcatcttctttctcttatttttgttctCCTTCTtatcctccccatcttctgcttCCCTTTCACCCCCTCGtgcccttccctcccctcatcttATACTATAACCACTATCACTACATTGTCATCGCAGCTGCAGTGGCTTCCATGCACAATTCTCAGCCTCTGTGACAGTCATTTCTTGGttctgctttttctcttctgGGCACACTATCTCAATTTCTGTTTCATAGCTTCATTTCACCCCTCACTGGGGCCCTTAGTCTTAGGTACAGCTGTCATGAAATGGGGAATAAAAACTCCCTCCCAAAGACTGACAAATCTTCATTGACATTTCCAGTACAGGCACTTTAGACATAGCTCTTCTGTATTTTAAACAAAGCTACTTTTTCATACAGTCTGCATTTGAGCATCCCTTGGGCATCTCAAACTCATTCTGACTGCATCTGGGCTCCTGACCTGTCCTTACAGTCAGCCCTGGATGGATGTGTGTCTTCTTCAGGAATGGCCCAGTGACTGTCATGTCGTGATAACTACTTAGCAACTATTTTGAAACCCCTATTCTCTCCTCACCAACATTCACCTGCTCACGAGTTCCTCTGCAGCGCCCTTTCTAAATGCCCATAGAATTTACTGGCTTATCTATGATACCTGTCGTAGAAACCTCGACATTGAGCATCTAACCTACACTAACCTTAACCACCTTATTAGCCAGATTGTGTCTTTCATCACTGCTTCCCTCAGATTTGATGGACCCCTGAATGTTGACCTGACAGAATTCCAGACCAATCTGTTACCCTATCCTCGAATCCATTTCCCTCTGGCCACATATGCCCCTGTCATCTCTGCTGAGAAAGCCTACCTTGAGCAGCTTATGGTAGCAGAGATTACCAATGCTTGCTTTGAGTCAGCCAATCAGATGGTGAAATGTGACCCTCACCATGGTAAATACATGGCTTGCTGCCTGCTGCTGTACCATGGGGATGCGGTTCCCAAAGATGCCAATGCTGCCATTGCCACCATCAAGACCAAGCATACCATCCAGTTTGTGGACTGGTGCCCCACTGGCTTCAAGGTTGGCATTAATCAGCCTCCCACTGTGGTACCTGGTGGAGATCTAGCCAAGGTCCAGAGAGCTGTGTGCATGCTGAGCAACACAACCATCACTGAGGCCTGGGCTCACCTAGATCACAAGTTTGATCTGATGTATGCTAAGTGTGCCTTTGTGCACTGGTATGTGTGTGAGGGCATGGAAGTGGGGGAGTTTTCTGAAGCCTGTGAAGACATGGCTGCCCTAGAGAAGGATTATGAGGAGGTTGGAGCAGACAGTGCTGAAGGAGATGATGAGGGTGAAGAATATTAGCCCATGTGCTTCAATTTTACACTTCATtgtcttgtatttgtttttgtatatgaATGTCTTAAACTATCAATAAAGGTGTTTCTAGTTTaagtggggaaagaaagaatttaCTGGCTTGTCTCTATCACCCACCTTATTCCATAAGAATGTTCATTGTGTCACTAGGACTATGGTCACAACTTCCTAACTTCTATGCTAGCCTCCTCTAGCTTCCCTCTCTATTTGAAAGGACTTTTAATGCCctttgctcgtgtgtgtgtgtgtgtgtgtgtgtgtgtgtgtgtgtgtgtgtgtgtgtgtgtgtgtgtgtgcatggacatGTAGAGAGTGGAGGATGACTTCAGGTGTCTGTTTTCAGATACTATTtatcatgttattttattttattattgagataaggtctctaaCTAGCCTGGAACTGGCCATGCAAGAAAGGCTGGctgtcagcaagccccaggcatCCATCTGTCCCCGCCtgtccagcactgggattgcaatcACTGTCACAGCACTCGGCTTGTTAAGTGTCTCTGGGGACCAAGCTGAGATGCACTGGACTGAGTTAACTCCCCActattttctgttctttgctcTTAAAGTTCAAAGTTGGTGTGTTCTAGAGGACCCTCCTcccatctccagcccctttaacAGCTTGCTTGCTTTGCCTCTGATTGCAAGCACATATGTGGTATCTCCCCTGCCCAAAGAGGCAAATTCTTCCAATAACAGAGTCTCCATTATTCCCTCAGCCTGAGCAACTCTCCCTTAGTCCCCAGTCCCTCACACATCTGCAATGGCACTTCCTTAAACCTCTGATCTGGACTGGCTTCCTTTTTGTCAACCTCCATGCACCTTGAGATTTTCCTTATAGTGTATTTAttagtgaaatattttattagaagACTGTATCCTGGCTAGACCTTGAAGGCCAGGGAAGATCCGTTTCCCTACTGCCAAGAGCAGGAACTGGCACAAGGCAAATATTCAATGAGTCTGTGTTGAGAGAACACACCA
Encoded here:
- the LOC100767630 gene encoding tubulin alpha chain, yielding MDVVDGMSQRDRMDDCLNDWNDSGLSSWVPCKTGDDAPERIYWLIYDTCRRNLDIEHLTYTNLNHLISQIVSFITASLRFDGPLNVDLTEFQTNLLPYPRIHFPLATYAPVISAEKAYLEQLMVAEITNACFESANQMVKCDPHHGKYMACCLLLYHGDAVPKDANAAIATIKTKHTIQFVDWCPTGFKVGINQPPTVVPGGDLAKVQRAVCMLSNTTITEAWAHLDHKFDLMYAKCAFVHWYVCEGMEVGEFSEACEDMAALEKDYEEVGADSAEGDDEGEEY